In a genomic window of Brucella anthropi ATCC 49188:
- a CDS encoding putative bifunctional diguanylate cyclase/phosphodiesterase, with amino-acid sequence MGSRTEYWLQLVRSAYGRQDSPIADKILADQLREICDGARFSMPISTILSVLILLVQIAAGHFWMPIIWFALVNIINALRLIDAIAYYRSPAAPVENIAVLQRQLARFQLFGALAGFVWAGVAILSHGFSDPQSSVYLVILAGICAGAVTYGSSYAAVAINFITPPLVVTVVCLVLQADLQYGVIAVAVVLFWLGLTRGALLGQNRFIQTSRLKHEAKQLADEMALKSQEDPLTGLFNRRGLETSIRLYPVKDGPFIVMLIDLDGFKSVNDTYGHKVGDDLLVAIAQRIRQVSPERSVLARIGGDEFVLAYPEPSAKIEAGLVAARIIGSLTAHYEGILSVEIGACVGICRLERLDPVEMLLRADFALYAAKKRGRNEYYFFEKRLQHEWERKQSIERDLRIAIETGQVQTYFQPVVQLSSGRMVGFEALLRWDHPQHGTIPPPEIIDVACEVGVVRQLTNNVLFNCCEMIDKLTEGGRSDLTVAMNLSPRELAGGRIPHEILSQMEKRELPMSMLEIEITEEAPFDQRGMSDSLGVLSSAGVSIALDDFGTGFATFASLKKGLITKIKIDKVFVRGIAESEGDQHIVRAMVELGDALGIKVTAEGIETEEDRDMLCKLGCNAGQGFLFSPALPASMALDALAKASASSRFDQAVR; translated from the coding sequence ATGGGGTCGAGAACTGAATATTGGCTTCAACTGGTCAGGTCTGCCTATGGCAGGCAGGACAGCCCGATAGCCGACAAGATACTTGCGGACCAGCTCAGGGAGATTTGCGACGGCGCGCGCTTCTCGATGCCCATCAGCACGATTCTGTCCGTGCTCATTTTGCTGGTCCAGATTGCTGCCGGGCATTTCTGGATGCCCATCATCTGGTTCGCGCTGGTCAATATCATCAATGCGCTGCGCCTCATCGATGCGATAGCCTATTATAGAAGCCCGGCTGCGCCAGTTGAGAATATCGCGGTTCTGCAGCGCCAGCTCGCCCGCTTTCAACTGTTTGGCGCACTGGCCGGTTTCGTCTGGGCCGGTGTCGCCATTCTTTCCCATGGGTTCTCTGATCCGCAATCGTCGGTCTATCTGGTCATTCTGGCCGGTATCTGCGCGGGCGCCGTCACCTACGGCTCGTCCTATGCCGCGGTTGCAATCAATTTCATAACGCCGCCGCTTGTCGTGACGGTGGTGTGTCTGGTCCTGCAAGCCGACCTGCAATATGGCGTGATTGCCGTTGCTGTTGTTCTGTTCTGGCTCGGGCTTACGCGTGGCGCACTCTTGGGGCAGAACCGCTTCATCCAGACCAGCAGGTTGAAACACGAAGCCAAGCAGTTGGCTGACGAAATGGCACTCAAGTCGCAGGAGGACCCGTTGACGGGGCTCTTCAACCGGCGTGGCCTTGAAACCTCCATTCGCCTCTATCCTGTGAAAGACGGCCCGTTCATCGTCATGCTGATCGATCTCGACGGGTTCAAGTCCGTCAACGACACCTATGGTCACAAGGTGGGTGACGACCTCCTTGTCGCCATTGCGCAGCGTATCCGTCAGGTCTCGCCGGAGCGTTCCGTTCTGGCGCGTATTGGCGGTGATGAATTCGTACTCGCTTATCCCGAGCCTTCAGCCAAGATCGAGGCCGGATTGGTGGCCGCACGCATCATCGGCAGTCTGACCGCCCATTATGAGGGGATTCTGTCGGTGGAGATCGGCGCCTGTGTCGGCATTTGCCGGCTGGAGCGTCTCGATCCGGTCGAAATGTTGCTGCGCGCCGACTTCGCGCTTTATGCGGCCAAGAAACGCGGACGCAACGAATATTATTTTTTCGAGAAGCGTCTGCAGCACGAGTGGGAGCGCAAGCAAAGCATCGAGCGAGACCTGCGCATTGCAATCGAAACCGGGCAGGTGCAAACCTACTTTCAGCCGGTGGTGCAACTCTCCAGTGGGCGCATGGTTGGTTTTGAGGCATTGCTGCGCTGGGATCATCCGCAGCACGGCACAATTCCCCCGCCGGAAATCATCGATGTTGCGTGCGAAGTGGGTGTGGTGCGTCAGCTGACGAATAATGTGCTCTTCAATTGCTGCGAGATGATCGACAAGCTCACCGAAGGCGGGCGCAGCGATCTGACAGTTGCCATGAATCTTTCCCCTCGCGAACTGGCGGGGGGGCGTATTCCACACGAAATCCTGTCCCAAATGGAAAAACGCGAACTTCCGATGTCCATGCTTGAAATCGAGATAACGGAGGAAGCTCCCTTCGATCAGCGCGGGATGAGTGACAGCCTCGGAGTGCTGTCGAGCGCTGGTGTCTCTATCGCACTTGACGATTTTGGCACCGGCTTTGCTACTTTCGCCTCCTTGAAGAAGGGCCTCATCACCAAGATCAAGATCGACAAGGTTTTCGTGCGTGGCATTGCCGAATCCGAAGGCGATCAGCATATCGTGCGCGCCATGGTCGAGCTGGGCGATGCTCTTGGCATCAAGGTCACTGCCGAAGGGATCGAGACCGAGGAAGATCGCGACATGCTTTGTAAACTGGGTTGCAATGCCGGGCAGGGCTTCCTGTTTTCACCGGCTCTGCCGGCGAGCATGGCTCTTGATGCCCTTGCCAAAGCGAGTGCCAGCTCACGGTTCGATCAGGCTGTCCGGTAG
- a CDS encoding DUF1801 domain-containing protein, whose translation MTDKKPDGPVLLSGGNPQIAKGEGDAPVQAYIAAMPGWKSEAGRRLDALIVRTVPDVHKAVKWNSPFYGMKGEGWFLSYHCFDKYIKVAFFRGAKLKPMPPVESKSQDTRYFHIHEHDDVDEAQLTDWIRQASQLPGEKM comes from the coding sequence ATGACCGATAAAAAACCTGACGGTCCGGTACTTTTGTCGGGCGGCAATCCCCAGATTGCAAAAGGGGAAGGGGATGCGCCGGTTCAGGCTTATATCGCCGCCATGCCGGGATGGAAAAGCGAAGCAGGTCGCCGCCTGGATGCGCTCATCGTGCGTACCGTTCCCGATGTGCATAAAGCGGTCAAATGGAATTCCCCCTTCTACGGAATGAAGGGAGAGGGGTGGTTCCTCAGCTATCACTGTTTCGACAAATATATAAAGGTTGCATTCTTTCGCGGCGCAAAGCTGAAGCCGATGCCGCCGGTTGAATCCAAGAGCCAGGATACGCGCTATTTCCACATTCATGAGCACGACGATGTGGATGAAGCCCAACTGACGGACTGGATCAGACAGGCAAGCCAACTGCCGGGTGAGAAAATGTAG
- a CDS encoding DUF1801 domain-containing protein — MTDDNDASKLIDGRIVELDDWRGETLARMRALIKKADPDVIEEWKWRGVPVWSHDGIICTGETYKKVVKLTFANGSALNDPARIFNSSLEGNTRRALDISEGEEVNEDAFIALVQAAIAHNTAKRAQRKTKRS, encoded by the coding sequence ATGACAGATGATAATGACGCTTCAAAGCTTATTGACGGGCGGATTGTCGAGCTCGATGACTGGCGCGGCGAGACGCTCGCCCGAATGCGGGCGCTCATAAAGAAGGCCGATCCCGACGTGATTGAGGAATGGAAATGGCGTGGCGTGCCGGTATGGTCGCATGACGGCATCATCTGCACCGGCGAGACTTACAAGAAGGTTGTGAAGCTGACTTTTGCCAATGGCTCAGCGCTGAACGATCCCGCCCGCATCTTTAATTCCAGTCTTGAAGGCAATACGCGCCGCGCGCTGGACATAAGCGAAGGTGAAGAGGTCAACGAAGATGCCTTCATCGCACTCGTTCAAGCTGCCATAGCGCATAATACAGCCAAGCGGGCGCAGCGAAAAACCAAACGCAGCTGA
- a CDS encoding amidohydrolase, producing the protein MCIACNPGMVAFLRSTASRRDFLKYLGAAAATSAFACSSPGMAFAQQAAAPAGDIVFKGGTILTMNDKAPRAEAIAIRGNKILAVGKLDDVQSAIGSGAQVVDLQGRTLMPGLIDPHMHFVFTAFEDWIDVSPITTPDYATVWSKLQKGVADAKPGEWVRAQQFDASITRDAKIPTIAELDALAPNNPFFMQESNGHIAYANSAAFKAAGITRETPDPSGARFVKDANGNLTGRLEEMAAQQEFLGVMPSPTAADMIGRVQRFLDHASSVGCTMLHDCGIGIMAGAQDLKILDAVLGEGKAPVRYRGMLVSTIMDEWEKEGIKPGRGNDLFRVDGIKAWADGSNQAQTGYQRENYLGTDERGALNYSLEQVTEVIRRAHEGGWQVGVHANGDAAIDMVLDAYEAVLGKSSNSDLRHRIEHCSVFHPEQMVRMKDMGLSPSFLIGHVRWWGKAFRDRLLGPERARFYDPCASALAAGLKISLHSDWNVTPIEPLRYVEDAVTRVMNEGGDVFFPEERIPVDAALRAVTIDAAWQCHMEDQIGSLETGKFADFAILEEDPTAPDVKIGKIKVSETWMDGTKRYAA; encoded by the coding sequence ATGTGTATAGCCTGTAATCCGGGTATGGTGGCGTTTCTGCGGTCCACGGCCTCAAGGCGCGATTTTCTCAAATATCTCGGCGCTGCCGCCGCGACTTCGGCCTTTGCCTGTTCTTCGCCGGGCATGGCGTTCGCGCAGCAGGCTGCAGCACCCGCGGGTGATATCGTCTTCAAGGGCGGGACAATCCTGACCATGAATGACAAGGCGCCGCGTGCCGAAGCGATTGCCATTCGCGGCAACAAGATATTGGCCGTCGGCAAGCTGGATGACGTGCAATCCGCCATCGGTTCCGGAGCGCAGGTGGTGGATCTTCAGGGCCGCACCCTGATGCCGGGCCTGATCGATCCGCATATGCATTTCGTGTTCACGGCATTCGAGGACTGGATCGATGTCAGCCCGATCACGACACCGGATTACGCGACCGTCTGGTCGAAGTTGCAGAAAGGCGTGGCGGATGCCAAGCCGGGGGAATGGGTGCGCGCACAGCAGTTCGATGCCAGCATCACCCGTGACGCCAAAATTCCGACGATTGCCGAACTGGATGCGCTTGCGCCCAACAATCCTTTCTTCATGCAGGAAAGCAACGGCCATATCGCCTATGCCAACAGTGCCGCCTTCAAGGCCGCCGGGATCACCCGCGAGACGCCTGATCCGTCCGGCGCGCGCTTTGTGAAGGATGCCAATGGCAACCTGACCGGACGTCTGGAGGAGATGGCGGCGCAACAGGAATTCCTTGGTGTCATGCCGTCTCCGACGGCGGCGGATATGATCGGTCGCGTCCAGCGTTTTCTGGATCATGCAAGCTCCGTTGGTTGCACCATGCTGCACGATTGCGGCATCGGTATCATGGCCGGTGCGCAGGATCTCAAAATCCTCGATGCGGTTCTGGGCGAAGGCAAGGCCCCAGTGCGCTATCGTGGTATGCTCGTGTCAACGATCATGGATGAATGGGAAAAGGAGGGGATCAAGCCCGGTCGCGGCAACGATCTTTTCCGCGTCGATGGCATCAAGGCGTGGGCGGATGGCTCCAATCAGGCGCAGACCGGTTATCAGCGCGAGAATTATCTGGGCACCGATGAACGTGGCGCGCTGAACTACAGCCTAGAACAGGTCACGGAAGTTATCCGCCGGGCGCATGAAGGCGGCTGGCAGGTTGGCGTTCACGCCAATGGCGACGCGGCAATCGACATGGTGCTGGATGCTTACGAGGCCGTTCTCGGAAAGTCCTCGAACAGCGATCTTCGCCATCGCATCGAACATTGCAGCGTTTTCCACCCGGAACAGATGGTACGTATGAAGGATATGGGGCTTTCGCCGTCCTTCCTGATCGGCCATGTGCGCTGGTGGGGTAAGGCGTTCCGCGACCGTCTTCTGGGGCCTGAGCGCGCCCGCTTCTATGATCCGTGTGCTTCCGCGCTGGCTGCGGGCCTCAAGATATCGCTTCATTCTGACTGGAACGTGACGCCGATCGAACCGCTGCGTTATGTCGAGGATGCCGTCACCCGCGTGATGAACGAAGGTGGCGACGTGTTCTTCCCCGAAGAACGTATTCCGGTGGATGCAGCGCTGCGCGCCGTTACCATCGATGCGGCCTGGCAGTGTCATATGGAAGACCAGATCGGTTCGCTGGAAACCGGAAAGTTCGCAGACTTCGCCATTCTGGAAGAAGACCCGACTGCGCCCGATGTGAAGATCGGCAAGATCAAGGTCAGCGAAACCTGGATGGATGGCACCAAACGTTATGCGGCCTGA
- a CDS encoding DUF1330 domain-containing protein produces the protein MTAYAIAQLRNVRVNQGIVDYLKAIDGTLAPFDGHFIIHGGPKDELEGLSPDDLIVIAFPDLATARNWYASPA, from the coding sequence ATGACAGCTTATGCAATCGCGCAGCTTCGCAATGTCCGGGTCAATCAGGGAATTGTCGATTATCTGAAAGCCATCGATGGAACTCTCGCACCGTTCGACGGACACTTCATCATCCACGGCGGACCGAAGGACGAACTGGAAGGTTTGTCACCGGACGATCTGATCGTCATCGCTTTTCCCGATCTGGCAACAGCACGCAACTGGTATGCCTCGCCTGCCTAA
- a CDS encoding helix-turn-helix domain-containing protein yields MTEAQQTVGSLLREWRQRRRFSQLSLAVEAEISQRHLSFLESGRSVPSRDMVLRLVEHLDVPLRARNRILVAAGYAPVHGERGLEAPEFAAARSVIEALLHGHNPHPALAIDRHWTLLLANKAVGVLTEGVAEHLLQGEVNVLRLSLHPEGLAPRIQNFRQWRSHILARLARDADNSADPRLAALLDELKSYPVPARAVSSGGGTVTDNPVAIPLRIDSLEGPLEFLSATTVFGTAVDITLSEVVIETFFPANEETAAAMRRLTVES; encoded by the coding sequence ATGACCGAAGCACAACAGACAGTCGGCTCGCTTCTCCGGGAATGGCGGCAGCGCCGCCGCTTCAGCCAGCTATCCTTGGCGGTCGAGGCCGAGATTTCGCAGCGTCATCTGAGTTTTCTTGAATCGGGGCGCTCGGTGCCGAGCCGCGACATGGTTCTGCGTCTGGTCGAACATCTGGACGTGCCGCTGCGGGCGCGCAACCGGATACTGGTTGCCGCCGGATATGCGCCCGTTCACGGCGAGCGAGGGTTGGAAGCGCCGGAATTTGCCGCCGCGCGAAGCGTGATTGAAGCCCTGCTGCACGGACACAACCCGCATCCGGCCCTTGCAATCGACAGGCATTGGACCCTGCTTCTGGCGAACAAGGCGGTAGGTGTTCTGACCGAGGGTGTGGCGGAACATCTTCTGCAGGGGGAGGTGAATGTGCTTCGCCTCAGCCTGCACCCGGAAGGACTGGCCCCGCGCATCCAGAATTTTCGGCAGTGGCGCAGCCATATTCTTGCGCGCCTTGCCCGCGATGCGGACAATTCAGCCGATCCGCGTCTGGCAGCGCTTCTCGATGAACTGAAATCCTATCCGGTCCCCGCGCGCGCGGTGTCTTCGGGTGGGGGGACTGTCACTGATAATCCGGTGGCCATTCCGCTCAGGATCGACAGCCTTGAAGGCCCGCTGGAGTTTTTGAGCGCGACGACGGTATTCGGCACCGCCGTCGATATCACGCTGTCGGAAGTGGTCATCGAGACCTTCTTCCCCGCCAATGAAGAAACGGCAGCCGCCATGCGGCGGCTCACCGTCGAGTCGTAG
- a CDS encoding SDR family oxidoreductase, with the protein MTVEKVAIVTAGGSGMGAAAARRLAQDGFKVAILSSSGKGEALAQELGGLGVTGSNQSNDDLKRLVDLVLEKWGRIDVLVNSAGHGPRAPILEITDEDWHKGMDTYFLNAVRPSRLVVPTMQKQKSGVIINISTAWAFEPSAMFPTSAVFRAGLASFTKIFADTYAADNIRMNNVLPGWIDSLPKTEERRASVPLQRYGKSEEIAATIAFLASDGAAYITGQNLRVDGGLTRAV; encoded by the coding sequence ATGACAGTAGAAAAAGTAGCGATTGTAACGGCTGGCGGAAGCGGCATGGGTGCAGCCGCCGCGCGCAGGCTTGCGCAGGACGGTTTCAAGGTTGCAATCCTCTCATCCTCCGGCAAGGGCGAAGCGCTGGCACAGGAGCTGGGTGGCCTCGGCGTCACCGGGTCAAACCAGTCGAATGATGATCTGAAGCGCCTCGTAGACCTTGTTCTGGAAAAATGGGGCCGTATCGACGTGCTGGTAAACAGCGCAGGTCATGGCCCGCGTGCGCCGATCCTCGAAATTACCGATGAAGACTGGCACAAGGGAATGGACACTTATTTCCTGAATGCAGTTCGCCCGTCGCGTCTCGTCGTGCCGACGATGCAGAAGCAGAAGTCTGGTGTCATCATCAATATCTCGACCGCATGGGCATTCGAGCCGAGCGCCATGTTCCCAACCTCGGCGGTGTTCCGCGCAGGGCTCGCCTCTTTCACCAAGATTTTCGCCGACACCTATGCTGCCGACAATATTCGCATGAACAATGTTCTTCCGGGCTGGATCGACAGCCTGCCGAAGACGGAAGAGCGCCGGGCAAGCGTCCCATTGCAGCGCTATGGCAAGAGCGAGGAAATCGCGGCGACGATCGCCTTCCTCGCATCGGATGGCGCCGCTTATATCACCGGCCAGAATCTGCGCGTGGATGGCGGGTTGACGCGGGCTGTTTAA
- a CDS encoding LysR substrate-binding domain-containing protein, whose product MKRLPSLNGLRVFEVVTRHLNFRLAAEELGVTQAAVAQQIRGLEAELGLKLFERQPRTLVMTEPARAYIANVRRAFDLLSEATEMLRPEPQHLTISVTPTFASKWLIPRLAEFTHAHPDIELRIVASDKVANFQTDAVDLAVRYGEPPFGPGLNAELLFEHVIVAVASPVLVERLGDPGLPENLERYPLLHDAHNFWPQYLEKAFPGGVSTSPKNIRFNQTSLAIDAAIAGQGLALASRFFVEKEVAAGSLVQPMATELRVGADFYAVSLRKPRHPESVDAVKAWLKSASRKV is encoded by the coding sequence ATGAAAAGGCTTCCCTCGCTCAATGGTCTGCGTGTGTTTGAAGTCGTCACGCGACATCTGAATTTCCGGCTGGCAGCGGAAGAACTTGGCGTGACACAGGCAGCAGTGGCCCAGCAGATACGCGGGCTTGAGGCAGAGCTTGGACTGAAACTCTTTGAACGCCAACCCCGCACGCTGGTCATGACCGAACCGGCCCGTGCATACATTGCCAATGTGCGACGGGCTTTCGACCTGCTTTCGGAGGCGACCGAAATGCTGCGACCCGAGCCGCAGCACCTGACCATCAGCGTGACGCCGACCTTCGCATCGAAGTGGCTGATCCCGCGATTGGCGGAATTTACGCACGCACATCCCGATATAGAATTGCGCATTGTCGCCAGCGACAAGGTCGCCAATTTCCAGACCGATGCCGTCGATCTGGCGGTACGCTACGGCGAGCCGCCTTTCGGTCCGGGACTGAACGCGGAGCTGCTTTTCGAGCACGTGATTGTCGCCGTGGCAAGCCCGGTGCTGGTCGAAAGGCTTGGTGATCCGGGGCTGCCGGAAAACCTGGAACGCTATCCGCTGCTGCACGACGCACATAATTTCTGGCCGCAATATCTGGAAAAGGCTTTTCCGGGCGGCGTGTCGACATCGCCGAAGAATATCCGCTTTAACCAGACGTCACTTGCCATCGATGCGGCGATTGCCGGGCAGGGGCTGGCGCTGGCAAGCCGTTTCTTCGTGGAGAAGGAAGTTGCAGCGGGCAGCCTCGTCCAGCCAATGGCCACCGAGCTGCGGGTGGGCGCGGATTTCTATGCGGTTTCCCTGCGAAAGCCGCGTCATCCGGAATCGGTCGACGCAGTCAAAGCCTGGTTAAAAAGCGCATCCCGAAAAGTGTGA
- a CDS encoding DMT family transporter, which produces MQSSKNYLLGVTAIIVASTIWGTTGTAATFAPEVGAAAIGAAAMGLGGLAQAAIAWRGLIASRKALADQWRVLLVGAVCVAIYPLAFYGSMRMAGVTIGTVISLGSAPLLSAGIEYRQSGFRPSLRWLAGAIIGIVGMVLLSMSEDSGGHASSAEGSTLMGALVGLVAGFTYALYSSCARQLMQGGISSTTAMGATFGIGGLLLMPVLLATGGPFLASWNNAAVGLYMAFVPMFLGYVCFGYGLSRVETSVATTITLFEPVVAAFFAVVIVGERLSALGWFGVLLVVICLVCITIPTRSQKAPLEVPEPST; this is translated from the coding sequence ATGCAATCATCAAAAAACTATCTTCTGGGAGTGACCGCCATCATCGTCGCTTCCACCATCTGGGGCACGACAGGCACCGCAGCAACCTTTGCGCCCGAGGTTGGCGCGGCGGCGATCGGCGCCGCTGCCATGGGACTTGGCGGACTGGCACAGGCGGCAATCGCCTGGCGCGGGCTGATCGCTTCACGAAAGGCGCTGGCCGATCAATGGCGCGTCCTGTTGGTGGGAGCCGTCTGCGTCGCGATCTATCCCCTCGCTTTCTATGGCTCCATGCGGATGGCTGGCGTGACCATCGGAACGGTCATTTCGCTCGGTTCCGCCCCGCTTCTTTCGGCAGGGATTGAGTATCGGCAAAGCGGCTTTCGCCCTTCGCTGCGCTGGCTGGCAGGTGCGATCATCGGCATTGTCGGCATGGTCCTGCTCAGCATGTCGGAGGACAGCGGCGGCCATGCCTCGTCTGCAGAAGGCTCCACACTCATGGGAGCCTTGGTCGGATTGGTGGCGGGCTTCACCTATGCGCTTTATTCCTCATGCGCGCGCCAGCTGATGCAGGGCGGCATATCATCGACAACCGCCATGGGCGCGACTTTCGGTATAGGCGGTCTTTTGTTGATGCCGGTTCTGCTCGCAACCGGCGGACCGTTCCTAGCCTCGTGGAACAATGCAGCTGTCGGCCTATACATGGCCTTCGTGCCGATGTTCCTCGGCTATGTCTGCTTCGGCTACGGGTTGAGCCGCGTTGAAACCAGCGTAGCGACGACGATCACACTTTTTGAACCGGTTGTCGCCGCGTTCTTCGCAGTGGTGATTGTCGGCGAACGCCTTTCCGCCCTCGGCTGGTTTGGTGTTCTTCTGGTTGTCATCTGCCTTGTCTGCATCACCATACCGACCCGCAGCCAGAAAGCCCCGCTGGAAGTGCCCGAGCCATCAACCTGA
- a CDS encoding TetR/AcrR family transcriptional regulator — MISDPATPSSKPARERLLQAAAELFYDAGISATGIDAIIQRAGVAKQSLYNNFTSKAELVATYLEHRHAEWLGLYDKRLEKAASPMDGILAIFDAYRDHAEFAYEHGFRGCGLLNAAAELPAGDPGRKAVRKHKEEVEGLLVTHLTGLIPDDPPRVRQLAVQLSFILEGAIMRAGLEGNSARLGEAKAMVTTILKPV; from the coding sequence ATGATAAGCGATCCCGCGACACCTAGTTCAAAACCGGCACGCGAGCGGCTTCTGCAAGCGGCAGCGGAATTGTTTTACGATGCGGGCATTTCGGCGACCGGGATCGACGCAATCATCCAGCGTGCGGGCGTGGCAAAGCAGAGCCTCTACAACAACTTCACGTCCAAGGCGGAGCTGGTGGCCACCTATCTGGAGCATCGCCATGCCGAATGGTTGGGCCTCTATGACAAGCGCCTGGAAAAGGCAGCAAGCCCGATGGATGGGATACTGGCCATATTCGACGCTTATCGCGACCATGCGGAATTTGCCTACGAACACGGGTTTCGCGGCTGCGGGCTGCTGAATGCGGCAGCAGAACTGCCCGCTGGCGATCCGGGCCGCAAGGCGGTGAGAAAACACAAGGAAGAAGTCGAGGGCCTGCTTGTGACACATCTCACCGGCTTGATCCCCGACGACCCGCCTCGGGTCCGCCAGCTTGCCGTGCAGCTCTCCTTCATTCTCGAAGGAGCAATCATGCGGGCTGGCCTTGAAGGCAATAGTGCGCGTCTTGGCGAGGCCAAGGCCATGGTCACGACAATTTTGAAACCAGTGTAA
- a CDS encoding MFS transporter — protein sequence MPQRISPLAPFQYKTFRALWSATLVSNLGGLVQTVGAGWMMATIAHSDDMVALVQASTTLPVMIFSVAAGALADNFDRRRIMLTAQVLLLIVSVALAVFAYLGILTPWMLLSFTFLIGCGGALHNPSWQASMGDIVPRTNLPAAVALNSMSFNLMRSIGPAIGGIIVAAAGAAFAFIFNAFSYCALILALWQWKPETVKSTLPRETLGPAMVAGLRYVAMSPNLLKVMFRGFLFGLSAIVILALLPLVARDLVHGTALTYGIMLGFFGLGAIGGALLSARLRELLGNEWLVRGAFVAFAISCALLSISRNMWLSCIFLLPAGVSWVLALSLFNVTVQLSTPRWVVGRALALYQTATFGGMAAGSWLWGSVADEYGVPGALLAAAVVLMFGALIGLLLPQPEFEDLNLDPLNRFSEPQLRLDLRSRSGPIMIMVDYKIAQGDVPAFLSAMALRRRMRIRDGARQWVLLRDLENPETWTESYHVPTWVEYVRHNQRRTQADAEVSERLLSLHKGDKPPLVHRMIERQTVPVHDDMPLKAHLDLS from the coding sequence GTGCCGCAGAGAATTTCCCCCCTGGCGCCTTTCCAATACAAAACATTTCGGGCGCTCTGGTCAGCTACATTGGTTTCCAACCTCGGCGGTCTGGTGCAGACGGTCGGTGCTGGCTGGATGATGGCAACCATCGCCCATTCGGACGATATGGTTGCACTGGTGCAGGCTTCGACAACTCTGCCCGTGATGATCTTTTCAGTTGCTGCAGGCGCCTTGGCCGACAATTTCGACCGCCGCCGCATCATGCTCACCGCGCAGGTTTTACTACTGATTGTTTCGGTTGCGCTGGCGGTTTTTGCCTACCTTGGCATTCTCACACCATGGATGCTGCTCAGCTTCACATTCCTGATCGGCTGCGGCGGGGCCTTGCACAACCCGTCATGGCAGGCGTCGATGGGGGACATCGTGCCCCGCACCAATCTGCCCGCAGCTGTAGCGCTCAACAGCATGAGCTTCAATCTCATGCGAAGCATTGGTCCTGCCATCGGCGGTATCATCGTTGCGGCGGCGGGTGCGGCTTTTGCCTTCATTTTCAATGCGTTCAGCTATTGTGCGCTTATTCTGGCGCTATGGCAGTGGAAGCCGGAAACGGTCAAATCCACCCTGCCGCGCGAAACGCTGGGACCGGCCATGGTGGCGGGACTGCGTTATGTCGCCATGTCGCCGAACCTGCTCAAAGTGATGTTCCGGGGGTTTCTGTTCGGCCTGTCCGCGATTGTCATTCTGGCGCTTTTGCCGCTCGTCGCGCGCGATCTCGTCCACGGAACAGCGCTCACCTACGGTATCATGCTGGGCTTTTTCGGGCTTGGCGCCATTGGCGGCGCCTTGCTCAGTGCCCGGCTTCGCGAACTTCTCGGCAATGAATGGTTGGTGCGCGGTGCTTTCGTGGCCTTTGCGATCAGTTGTGCCTTGCTGTCGATCAGCCGGAATATGTGGCTGAGCTGCATTTTCCTGCTGCCTGCCGGTGTTTCGTGGGTTCTGGCGCTGTCGCTGTTCAACGTCACCGTGCAGCTTTCCACGCCGCGCTGGGTGGTGGGGCGTGCTCTGGCGCTCTATCAGACGGCGACTTTCGGCGGGATGGCGGCAGGCAGTTGGCTCTGGGGCTCTGTCGCAGATGAATACGGCGTGCCAGGCGCGCTTCTGGCTGCTGCCGTGGTACTGATGTTCGGCGCGCTGATCGGTCTGCTCCTGCCGCAGCCTGAATTTGAAGACCTCAATCTCGATCCGCTCAACCGTTTCAGCGAGCCGCAGCTTCGGCTGGATCTGCGTTCACGCAGCGGTCCGATCATGATCATGGTCGACTACAAGATTGCGCAGGGAGATGTTCCGGCGTTCCTTTCCGCCATGGCCTTGCGCCGCCGTATGCGCATCCGCGATGGTGCCCGGCAGTGGGTGCTGCTGCGTGATCTGGAGAACCCGGAAACCTGGACGGAAAGCTATCACGTGCCAACCTGGGTCGAATATGTCCGCCATAACCAGCGTCGCACCCAGGCCGATGCCGAAGTGTCGGAACGGCTCCTTTCTTTGCACAAGGGGGACAAGCCGCCGCTCGTCCATCGCATGATCGAAAGGCAGACTGTTCCGGTTCATGACGACATGCCACTCAAGGCACATCTGGACCTGTCTTAG